Within the Puniceicoccus vermicola genome, the region CTAATCATGGACCGCAACTTTCACGTCGAGCTGAAGCAGCTGAAAGAAAAACTCGTTCTCATGGCTGAAAAAGCCATGCACAACACCAGTCGCGCCATGGAGGCGTTGACTCGCCGGGATGCGACGATCGCCAATGAGGTCATCGAAGCAGACCGGGAAATTGATACACTTGAGGTCGAAATCGACCAGACGGCCGTTCGCTACATGACCCTTTATCAGCCGGTCTCGGCTGACATGCGACTGATCGCTGTCGCCATCAAGACCTCCCATGATATTGAGCGCATCGGGGATGAGGCATCCAGTATCGCCAAGCGAGTAGGGCGTATTCTCAACTCGGCTGCGAATGGACAGAACCTTCCTGAGAATCTCGTATCGATCCCCCAGGCAGCAGGGTTGGCGGTGGAGATGCTCCGCGATGCCATCGAGGCCTTTATTGAAGAGGACGTAGAAAAATGCGTCTCGATCATCCG harbors:
- the phoU gene encoding phosphate signaling complex protein PhoU, which gives rise to MDRNFHVELKQLKEKLVLMAEKAMHNTSRAMEALTRRDATIANEVIEADREIDTLEVEIDQTAVRYMTLYQPVSADMRLIAVAIKTSHDIERIGDEASSIAKRVGRILNSAANGQNLPENLVSIPQAAGLAVEMLRDAIEAFIEEDVEKCVSIIRSDKQVDSMNRSNFQGFTSMLTEGGEQTETILELVFISKSIERIADHATNIAEEVIYLHSGQEVRHAGIKRGNNPPPGIS